From the genome of Muricauda sp. SCSIO 64092, one region includes:
- the secDF gene encoding protein translocase subunit SecDF — MQNKGLVRLFALLFGLVSIYQLSYTFITSKVESDADTFAVNQISEAEEDYVAKREALEASYLDSIGGNPILGYTNYDDAKTKELNKGLDLKGGINVTLQISVKDILKGLANNTKSPVFNKALADADEASKNSDDTYLELFFDAFDAIKGDTKLASPDIFANKTLSDEINFQMTDDEVKPIIRRKIDESVVSAFEVLRKRIDGFGVTQPNIQREGNSGRILVELPGARDVQRAQELLSSTAQLEFWETYQQNNPSLGQFFVNANEKLREILEPVEQAKDTLSTPESEIDSLLSDVAEDSLDFSVQINPLLSKLLPAAPGSHAMARLAVSDTAEIGAYLRMPEIRRLLPADVQFTRFAFEKPPKESEVAELFALKSNRDGVPRISGDVITDAQDTFDQFNKPAVTMSMNTRGAREWEKLTGDAFNNQTGIAIVLDNKVYTAPGVSTGPISGGRSEITGTFTINETKDIANVLRAGKLPASAEIIQSEVVGPSLGQEAIDSGFASFLIAMAFVLVWMIFYYGKAGIFADIALIFNILLIFGVLTSLGAVLTLPGIAGIVLTIGMSVDANVLIFERIKEELAKGKGKAQAVADGFNNALSSILDANITTGLTAIILFVFGSGPIKGFATTLLIGIVTSLFTAIFVTRLMVDWYIAKRGRELAFSTPLTKNLFTNLSIDFLSKRKIAYVISIILVGVGAFSLFTKGLQQGVDFIGGRSYQIRFEKEVNPSEIASGLNEVFGSGTQVKTFGEANQIKVTTPYKVDVEGIEVDNEIQNKLYTSLQQYLPDGTSFEDFTVGASEKSIGILQSTKVGPTIADDIKQNAYYAILGSLAVVFLYILLRFKRWQFSLGAVAAVFHDVMIVLGIFSLTSTIMPFNMEIDQAFIAAILTVIGYSLNDTVVVFDRIREVVGLKGWKGGAHINQALNSTLSRTLNTSLTTLIVLLAIFVFGGESLRGFMFAMIVGVLVGTYSSVFIATPIMFDSLKKKIASDGKVAVA; from the coding sequence ATGCAAAATAAGGGATTAGTAAGGCTTTTTGCGCTGCTTTTCGGCTTGGTCAGTATCTACCAACTCTCCTATACCTTCATTACCAGTAAAGTTGAAAGTGATGCGGATACCTTTGCCGTAAACCAGATTTCCGAAGCTGAGGAAGATTATGTGGCGAAGCGTGAAGCCTTGGAAGCATCATATTTGGATTCGATTGGCGGTAATCCAATTTTGGGGTATACCAACTATGATGATGCCAAAACCAAGGAACTCAACAAGGGCTTGGACCTTAAAGGAGGTATTAATGTTACCCTCCAGATTTCGGTCAAGGATATTTTAAAAGGGCTGGCCAATAATACCAAAAGTCCGGTATTCAATAAGGCTTTGGCAGATGCCGATGAGGCATCCAAAAATAGTGATGATACCTACCTGGAACTCTTTTTTGATGCCTTTGATGCCATAAAAGGGGATACCAAACTGGCCTCTCCCGATATTTTTGCCAACAAGACCTTAAGTGATGAAATCAATTTTCAAATGACCGATGATGAGGTAAAACCCATCATTCGGAGAAAGATTGATGAATCCGTTGTTTCTGCATTTGAAGTATTGCGCAAGCGTATTGATGGTTTTGGGGTAACACAGCCCAACATTCAGCGGGAAGGGAACTCGGGCCGTATTTTGGTGGAATTACCCGGTGCCAGGGATGTGCAACGTGCCCAGGAATTATTGTCCAGTACCGCACAGTTGGAGTTCTGGGAGACCTATCAGCAAAACAATCCAAGTCTTGGACAATTTTTTGTGAACGCCAATGAAAAGCTGCGTGAAATCCTTGAACCTGTGGAACAGGCAAAGGATACGTTGAGCACTCCTGAATCGGAAATTGATTCACTCCTCTCCGATGTGGCTGAAGATTCCCTGGACTTTTCCGTTCAAATAAATCCTCTTTTGAGCAAACTATTGCCCGCTGCGCCCGGTAGCCATGCCATGGCTAGATTGGCCGTTTCCGATACGGCAGAGATTGGGGCCTATTTAAGGATGCCGGAAATACGAAGACTTTTACCGGCCGATGTTCAATTTACCCGATTTGCCTTTGAGAAGCCTCCAAAAGAATCCGAGGTTGCGGAACTATTTGCATTGAAATCCAACCGTGACGGCGTTCCAAGAATAAGTGGGGATGTGATTACCGATGCCCAGGACACTTTTGACCAGTTCAATAAACCTGCCGTTACCATGAGTATGAATACCCGTGGGGCCAGGGAATGGGAAAAACTGACAGGGGATGCCTTTAACAACCAAACCGGTATTGCCATAGTACTTGACAACAAAGTATATACCGCACCCGGCGTGTCCACAGGACCTATTTCCGGTGGCCGTTCAGAAATTACGGGAACATTTACCATAAATGAGACCAAGGATATTGCCAATGTGCTGCGGGCAGGTAAATTACCGGCATCCGCTGAAATTATTCAATCTGAAGTGGTAGGGCCTTCCTTGGGACAGGAAGCTATCGATAGTGGTTTTGCCTCCTTTTTGATTGCCATGGCCTTTGTTTTGGTCTGGATGATTTTCTACTACGGGAAGGCTGGAATTTTTGCCGATATCGCCCTGATTTTCAATATTCTATTAATTTTTGGGGTGCTGACCAGCTTAGGTGCGGTATTGACCTTGCCCGGTATTGCGGGTATTGTACTGACCATTGGTATGTCCGTGGATGCCAACGTGCTGATTTTTGAACGTATCAAGGAAGAATTGGCCAAAGGTAAAGGAAAAGCCCAGGCCGTAGCGGACGGATTCAACAATGCCTTGTCGTCCATTTTGGATGCAAACATTACCACAGGCCTAACGGCGATTATCCTTTTTGTTTTTGGTTCAGGCCCGATCAAAGGATTTGCCACCACCCTTTTGATAGGTATCGTAACCTCCTTGTTTACGGCCATCTTTGTGACCCGTTTGATGGTGGATTGGTACATCGCCAAACGAGGAAGGGAATTGGCGTTCTCGACCCCTTTGACCAAAAATCTGTTCACTAACTTGAGCATTGATTTCCTTTCCAAAAGGAAAATTGCTTACGTTATTTCCATAATCCTGGTAGGTGTTGGGGCGTTCTCCCTATTCACAAAAGGGTTACAGCAAGGTGTCGACTTTATAGGTGGGCGTTCCTATCAAATCCGTTTTGAAAAAGAGGTGAATCCATCTGAGATTGCTTCTGGCTTAAATGAGGTGTTTGGAAGTGGTACCCAGGTAAAAACCTTTGGCGAGGCCAATCAGATTAAGGTGACGACCCCATATAAGGTAGATGTTGAAGGCATTGAGGTGGACAATGAGATTCAAAATAAATTGTATACTTCACTTCAGCAATATCTACCGGATGGTACCTCTTTTGAGGATTTCACCGTTGGAGCTTCAGAAAAATCGATCGGAATTTTACAATCGACCAAAGTTGGTCCAACCATTGCGGATGACATTAAACAGAATGCCTATTATGCCATTCTGGGATCGTTGGCCGTGGTGTTTCTTTATATCCTGCTTCGATTTAAAAGATGGCAATTCTCCTTGGGTGCGGTTGCGGCCGTATTCCACGATGTCATGATCGTTTTGGGCATCTTTTCACTGACCAGTACCATTATGCCCTTCAATATGGAAATTGATCAAGCCTTTATTGCTGCAATACTGACCGTAATTGGGTATTCCCTGAACGATACCGTTGTTGTGTTTGACCGTATTCGTGAAGTGGTCGGCCTAAAAGGTTGGAAAGGCGGTGCCCATATCAACCAGGCGTTGAACAGTACCTTGAGTCGTACATTGAATACCTCCTTAACCACTTTGATCGTACTTTTGGCCATCTTTGTTTTTGGTGGTGAAAGTTTACGCGGTTTTATGTTCGCAATGATCGTTGGGGTCCTTGTAGGTACGTATTCATCGGTGTTCATTGCAACTCCGATTATGTTCGATTCCCTAAAAAAGAAGATTGCCAGTGATGGCAAGGTTGCCGTAGCCTAG